The genomic window TACCGCTGTGGCTGTAACTTTAGGACTCATATTTGGTGGGATATTCAAACCTGGTCTGGGTCTTCAGGAAGGAAGTCTTCCTGAACAGTTCTTAGATAAAACTGGGGATCTTGCAGCCAGAGGTGAAATTGCAGGATTCTGGGATACCATTCTTGGGATCATACCTACAAATCCTCTAGAAGGTTTAGTAAATGGAAATATTTTACAGATTTTATTTTTTAGTTTATTTTTAGGTATAGCTCTTTCAAAACTTACAAAGGAAAAGAGAAAACCTGTTTTAAATGTTCTTGAAGGTCTAAATGAAGCTATGATATGGATGATCTTAAAAGTAATGATTTTAGCTCCAATAGGAGTTTTCGGACTTATGGCTGACGCTGTTGGAACATTTGGTTACGACATCTTAGCCTTGGTAATTAAACTACTTATTGTTTATACTGTGGCTCTTGCATTACAGACATTCGGTATTTATCCTTTACTCGTTAAGTTTTTATCCAAAACACCTCCTTTAAAATTCATTAGGAAAATCTCAAAGGCTCAGATAGTTGCTCTTTCAACAGCATCATCAATGGCAACTCTTCCAGTAACTTTTGAAGTTTGTGAAGAGGAACTAGGTGTTTCAAATGAAACAACTTCATTTGTGCTTCCTCTGGGGGCAACTATAAACATGGATGGAAATGCAATATATTATGCACTTTGTGCTATGTTCTTTGCACAAATGTATGGGATCGAGCTTGGAATGACTCAGTATGTAGCAATAATCATAACTGCCACAATAGGATCTATAGGTCAGGCTGGTGTACCAGGACCTTCTCTTCTAGTGGTCGCTGTCCTCCTAGCTGCAGGTCTTCCTGTACAAGCCCTTCCGCTACTATTCGGTGTTGACAGAATCTTTGATATGATGAGAACTGCCGTTAACATTACTGGAGA from uncultured Ilyobacter sp. includes these protein-coding regions:
- a CDS encoding dicarboxylate/amino acid:cation symporter, translating into MKKGKLNLGVAILIAMLLGIVTGTVLKEEAVMFAPLGNIFIHLIKMMVIPLVTVSIILGASSLGETKSAGKIGVGTFVYYLGTTAVAVTLGLIFGGIFKPGLGLQEGSLPEQFLDKTGDLAARGEIAGFWDTILGIIPTNPLEGLVNGNILQILFFSLFLGIALSKLTKEKRKPVLNVLEGLNEAMIWMILKVMILAPIGVFGLMADAVGTFGYDILALVIKLLIVYTVALALQTFGIYPLLVKFLSKTPPLKFIRKISKAQIVALSTASSMATLPVTFEVCEEELGVSNETTSFVLPLGATINMDGNAIYYALCAMFFAQMYGIELGMTQYVAIIITATIGSIGQAGVPGPSLLVVAVLLAAGLPVQALPLLFGVDRIFDMMRTAVNITGDASCAVIIQSMLDKEEQKI